A single genomic interval of Candidatus Eisenbacteria bacterium harbors:
- the lpxK gene encoding tetraacyldisaccharide 4'-kinase — translation MQYIEQHERHAWLRVAASPLLALSWVYEVGLNLRWILQELRNKASVPCPVVSVGNMTVGGTGKTPTVAWVAEFLVRNGIRIAIVSHGYGGGGRFVLLRDQVPRADIAAMAGDEAVLLSHTLPGVPVASGRRKARVLLRAWRRLRPDVIVIDDGFQSISIRRDLDVVAVDATNPWGSGHLLPRGRLREKRENLSRADVVVLTRCNQCGDFSLLVEEIKTLTDAPIVKADHVVRGVRKLDTDAQAEPKVLAGAGVYAFSAIANPASFERTLQDAGASLVGVRRFSDHHFFSAEDLAEVESEAVFARAKFLVTTEKDAMRLPSAWTLNRGIPLLAVGISLSVTEGREILESLLLGLFSRRAN, via the coding sequence ATGCAATACATTGAACAACACGAGCGTCACGCCTGGTTGAGGGTTGCGGCTTCTCCACTTCTTGCGCTTTCGTGGGTGTACGAAGTCGGACTCAATCTGAGATGGATTCTCCAGGAATTGAGGAACAAGGCGAGCGTCCCTTGCCCGGTCGTGTCTGTAGGAAACATGACAGTGGGGGGTACCGGCAAGACCCCCACCGTGGCCTGGGTCGCCGAGTTCTTGGTTCGAAACGGAATCAGGATCGCGATCGTGAGTCACGGATATGGCGGAGGCGGACGCTTCGTCTTGTTGAGGGATCAGGTGCCGCGCGCCGACATCGCCGCCATGGCGGGAGACGAAGCGGTGCTGCTCTCGCACACGTTGCCGGGCGTGCCGGTTGCTTCCGGGAGAAGAAAAGCGAGGGTGCTCTTGAGAGCTTGGAGACGACTCAGGCCGGACGTGATTGTTATTGACGACGGCTTTCAGTCCATCTCGATCCGAAGAGATCTCGACGTGGTTGCCGTGGACGCCACAAACCCCTGGGGCAGCGGACATCTTCTTCCCAGGGGGCGCCTCAGGGAGAAGAGGGAGAATCTTTCGCGAGCCGACGTGGTCGTTCTGACCCGGTGTAATCAGTGCGGTGATTTCTCGCTGCTTGTTGAAGAGATCAAGACACTGACCGATGCTCCGATCGTCAAGGCCGATCACGTCGTCAGGGGAGTGCGGAAGCTTGATACCGATGCGCAGGCCGAACCCAAGGTCTTGGCCGGCGCCGGCGTTTACGCTTTCTCGGCCATTGCCAATCCCGCTTCCTTTGAGCGAACACTGCAGGACGCAGGCGCTTCCCTGGTAGGCGTCAGGAGATTTTCCGATCACCATTTCTTCTCCGCAGAGGACTTGGCGGAAGTTGAGAGCGAGGCAGTGTTCGCGAGGGCCAAGTTCCTGGTCACCACTGAGAAGGACGCGATGAGGCTGCCTTCAGCGTGGACTCTGAATCGCGGCATCCCACTCCTGGCGGTGGGGATTTCGCTCAGCGTCACCGAAGGAAGGGAGATTCTCGAGAGTCTCCTCCTCGGCTTGTTCTCAAGGCGCGCCAATTGA
- the nadB gene encoding L-aspartate oxidase: MATTTKRSDFLVLGSGIAGLSFALKVADRGTVTIVTKKENYESNTNYAQGGMACVLSDDDSFDLHVKDTLRCGVGLSKREAVELLASEGPRLVRELLELGVKFSTDERVPWGLALGMEGGHSRRRIVHSNDLTGREIERALLAAVLRHPGITLIEHCIGVELITEESRLPGGKGKAPVCWGARVLNTQSGKFASLTASHTLLATGGCGKVYLYTSNPDIATGDGLAMAYRAGAAVANLEFVQFHPTCLFHPEAKSFLISEAVRGEGAVVTTTDGKPFLERYHELGNLAPRDVVARAIDREMKLRGDQHVFLDMRPIGKERIPERFPHIYSKLKSLGMDPTEEPIPVVPAAHYMCGGVVTDLSGRTTVGRLYACGEVACTGVHGANRLASNSLPEALVFAERAAQSALARASAVPPEVPPSDAGAAKRVGEVVAIKHDWQALRKLMWDYVGIVRTDERLRVASRRLAVMRETFEDHCTGSGLHADLIELRNIGLVAELIVSSAMSRKESRGLHYNLDHPRRNDREWKKDTVMSRDEGLSCVPSFLAWGS, encoded by the coding sequence ATGGCGACAACGACTAAGAGAAGCGACTTTCTCGTTCTAGGCAGCGGGATAGCCGGGCTGAGTTTCGCTCTGAAAGTGGCTGACAGAGGCACCGTGACCATCGTCACGAAAAAGGAGAACTATGAGTCCAACACCAACTACGCTCAAGGTGGCATGGCGTGTGTGCTCTCTGACGATGACAGCTTTGATCTCCACGTGAAGGACACACTGCGTTGTGGCGTCGGTCTGAGCAAGAGGGAGGCCGTGGAACTACTGGCCAGTGAAGGCCCGAGACTTGTGAGGGAGCTGCTTGAACTCGGCGTCAAGTTCTCCACGGACGAACGAGTGCCGTGGGGGCTGGCGTTGGGCATGGAGGGAGGTCACTCGCGGCGGAGGATAGTACACTCCAACGACCTCACGGGACGCGAGATCGAGAGGGCCCTGCTTGCGGCCGTACTTCGACACCCCGGAATCACTCTGATCGAACATTGCATCGGCGTGGAGCTCATAACTGAAGAATCGCGGCTGCCCGGCGGGAAGGGAAAGGCACCCGTCTGTTGGGGAGCTCGCGTTCTGAACACGCAGAGCGGCAAGTTCGCGTCTCTCACCGCGAGTCACACCCTGCTTGCGACCGGTGGTTGCGGAAAGGTTTATCTTTACACGTCCAATCCTGACATCGCGACGGGCGACGGGCTGGCCATGGCCTATCGGGCAGGGGCGGCCGTCGCCAATCTCGAATTCGTGCAATTTCACCCGACGTGTTTGTTTCACCCCGAGGCCAAGTCGTTTCTCATCTCGGAGGCCGTGCGCGGTGAAGGCGCCGTCGTCACGACCACGGACGGAAAGCCGTTTCTGGAGAGATACCACGAGCTTGGCAACCTCGCGCCACGCGATGTCGTTGCCAGGGCGATAGACAGAGAGATGAAACTCAGGGGGGACCAGCACGTCTTCTTGGACATGAGGCCGATCGGAAAGGAGAGAATCCCCGAGCGTTTCCCTCACATTTATTCGAAACTCAAATCGTTGGGAATGGATCCCACCGAGGAACCCATTCCCGTCGTGCCTGCCGCCCACTACATGTGCGGCGGGGTGGTCACAGACCTGTCGGGGAGAACGACGGTAGGGAGGCTCTATGCGTGCGGAGAGGTAGCGTGCACGGGCGTTCACGGAGCCAACAGGCTGGCCAGCAACTCGCTTCCCGAGGCGTTGGTCTTCGCCGAAAGGGCGGCTCAATCGGCGCTTGCGCGCGCCTCCGCAGTGCCGCCCGAGGTACCTCCTTCGGATGCCGGTGCGGCCAAGAGGGTCGGTGAAGTCGTGGCGATAAAGCACGACTGGCAGGCGTTGAGAAAACTTATGTGGGATTACGTGGGAATCGTTCGGACCGACGAACGCCTGCGCGTGGCGTCCCGGCGACTCGCCGTGATGCGCGAGACGTTTGAGGACCACTGCACAGGATCGGGTCTCCACGCCGACCTCATCGAACTCAGAAACATAGGGCTGGTGGCGGAACTGATAGTCAGTTCCGCCATGTCGCGAAAAGAAAGCAGAGGCCTGCACTACAATCTTGACCATCCGAGGAGAAATGATAGAGAATGGAAGAAGGACACGGTCATGTCCAGAGACGAAGGTCTCTCCTGCGTGCCTTCCTTCCTCGCGTGGGGAAGCTGA
- a CDS encoding ABC transporter transmembrane domain-containing protein, whose product MGVFFRLLGYVRPYWRKLTLALACMVMFAFFSGFSIGMISPFIEVLFEQPTEQQRAELRENVSVNSVTPGDLAQIKEYIKVQTQKYLLSSRPLVSLERICFVILIVMLLKNIFNYCQTFLIAAVEQRVIKDLRDRLYSHLYRLPLSFFHSQMTGRLISRITNDVSMIRGTITGVFSNVVRDLLLLCVCIFWVFWASWRLAFVSLIVLPPSMFLIVTISKKLRRDSTLIQERMGDITSVLQETISGMRVVKSFRMEEFEKNKFFRFTRAHLASFLRLTRIGALASPLSEYLGVMVGTVVLWFGGRQILQERTLEPKAFCVFLFAMFSIMAPLKSLSQVNTKIQEGLAAAKRVFKLLDTEPPIADRPNATRIQWLRDSIEFRNVSFSYDDVKDVLEDISFSVKVGQVLAIVGPSGAGKSTLVDLLPKFYIPTSGVICFDGRDALDITTDSLRALMGIVTQETILFNDTVRNNIAYGLQDTPEEDVVRAAKTANAHQFIETMPSGYQTVIGDRGVRLSGGQRQRIAIARAILKNPPVLIFDEATSALDTESELLVQQAIERLMENRTTFVIAHRLSTIQRADLIVVLDRGRIVQRGTHESLLSEEGLYKRLYELQFAFSDSVRTTEAVQ is encoded by the coding sequence ATGGGGGTTTTCTTCAGACTTCTTGGGTACGTAAGACCGTATTGGCGCAAGCTCACTTTGGCGCTTGCATGCATGGTGATGTTCGCCTTCTTCAGCGGGTTCTCGATAGGCATGATCTCACCCTTCATTGAGGTTCTCTTCGAGCAGCCCACAGAACAGCAGAGGGCGGAACTGAGAGAGAACGTCTCTGTGAATAGTGTGACCCCGGGCGACCTCGCGCAGATCAAAGAATACATCAAGGTCCAGACTCAAAAATACCTCCTGTCGTCCAGACCTCTGGTCTCTCTGGAGCGAATTTGTTTCGTGATTCTGATAGTGATGCTTCTCAAGAATATCTTCAACTACTGCCAGACCTTTCTCATCGCCGCCGTTGAACAGAGGGTCATAAAGGATCTGAGGGACCGTCTCTATTCTCATCTCTACAGGCTGCCGCTGTCCTTCTTTCATTCACAGATGACCGGGCGCCTCATATCGAGGATCACCAATGACGTGAGCATGATAAGGGGAACCATTACCGGCGTTTTTAGCAACGTCGTGCGCGACTTGCTGCTTCTCTGTGTCTGCATATTCTGGGTTTTTTGGGCGAGCTGGAGATTGGCCTTCGTGTCGCTCATAGTGCTTCCCCCGAGCATGTTCCTCATCGTGACAATCAGTAAGAAGCTGAGAAGAGACAGCACTCTCATTCAGGAGAGGATGGGCGACATCACTTCCGTGCTCCAGGAGACGATATCGGGAATGAGGGTCGTAAAATCGTTCAGAATGGAGGAGTTCGAGAAGAACAAGTTCTTTCGTTTCACGAGGGCCCATCTTGCTTCTTTTCTGAGACTGACGAGGATTGGCGCCCTGGCATCGCCTCTGTCCGAATATCTTGGCGTGATGGTAGGAACGGTGGTGCTCTGGTTTGGCGGCAGGCAGATTCTTCAAGAGCGCACGCTCGAGCCCAAGGCGTTCTGCGTGTTTCTGTTTGCCATGTTTTCCATCATGGCGCCGCTAAAGAGCCTCAGTCAGGTCAACACGAAAATCCAGGAAGGGCTGGCGGCGGCAAAGAGGGTGTTCAAGCTTCTGGATACCGAGCCTCCGATAGCGGACAGACCGAACGCCACGAGGATTCAGTGGCTCCGAGATTCGATCGAGTTTCGAAACGTGAGCTTCAGTTACGACGACGTGAAGGACGTTCTTGAGGACATCAGTTTCAGCGTCAAGGTCGGCCAGGTGCTCGCGATAGTGGGACCCAGCGGGGCAGGGAAGTCCACCCTGGTCGATCTGCTGCCGAAATTCTACATCCCGACGTCGGGTGTCATCTGCTTTGATGGAAGAGACGCGCTTGACATTACCACGGATTCCTTGAGGGCACTCATGGGAATCGTGACCCAGGAAACGATTCTGTTCAACGACACGGTCAGGAACAACATCGCGTACGGTCTGCAAGACACCCCTGAAGAGGACGTCGTGCGGGCGGCGAAGACCGCCAACGCGCATCAGTTCATAGAGACGATGCCTTCAGGTTATCAGACCGTGATCGGCGACAGGGGCGTGCGCCTCTCCGGAGGGCAGAGGCAGAGGATCGCGATCGCAAGGGCAATCCTCAAGAATCCTCCCGTGCTGATTTTCGATGAGGCCACTTCTGCCCTCGACACTGAATCCGAGCTTCTCGTCCAACAGGCCATAGAGAGGCTCATGGAGAACAGAACCACCTTCGTCATCGCTCATAGACTTTCGACGATTCAGCGTGCGGATTTGATAGTAGTGCTGGACAGGGGCAGGATAGTCCAGCGGGGCACTCATGAGAGCTTGCTCTCGGAGGAAGGGTTGTACAAGAGGCTTTACGAGCTTCAGTTCGCATTCTCGGATTCCGTGCGAACGACCGAGGCCGTGCAGTGA